In Diabrotica undecimpunctata isolate CICGRU chromosome 4, icDiaUnde3, whole genome shotgun sequence, a single genomic region encodes these proteins:
- the LOC140438540 gene encoding uncharacterized protein produces the protein MDKNYMWTIENDEILIDYVRKNEALYNIKHKDYRKSQLKQNLWEEIGAHLETTGIDCSKRWAYVRDYYIRRRGKLVSGTIGEAAKKRSAHLTFLDSMPSVQRKSTTNFVGVEFIQDEADFVDEEQADNKDNTFIRENKDIEIIYDEHYKSEFSEDCNNEEESVVTDILKDKKRKMSTKSDESLALLKSVNERNNQDEVDETDLFFQSMAKIVKKLPWSDQAKLRMEISTLVSNAELNFIYNHTDASS, from the exons ATGGACAAAAACTATATGTGGACTATTGAAAATGACGAAATTTTGATTGATTATGTAAGAAAAAATGAAGCTTTGTATAATATAAAGCACAAGGATTACAGAAAAAGTCAATTGAAACAAAATTTATGGGAAGAAATTGGTGCTCATCTTGAAACAACAG GTATTGACTGCAGCAAAAGATGGGCGTACGTACGTGATTATTATATTCGACGAAGAGGAAAACTTGTAAGTGGTACAATTGGAGAAGCAGCAAAGAAGAGATCTGCTCACTTAACCTTTTTGGATAGCATGCCTTCTGTACAAAGAAAATCAACGACGAATTTCGTTGGCGTTGAATTTATTCAAGATGAGGCTGATTTTGTAGATGAAGAACAAGCTGACAATAAAGATAATACGTTTATTCGGGAAAACAAAGATATAGAGATTATCTATGACGAACATTATAAAAGTGAGTTTAGTGAGGATTGTAACAACGAAGAAGAGAGTGTAGTGACAGACATTTTGAaagataaaaaaaggaaaatgtCGACAAAATCTGATGAATCGTTGGCATTACTGAAATCtgtaaatgaacgaaataatcaAGATGAAGTAGATGAAACGGATCTTTTCTTCCAATCTATggcgaaaattgtaaaaaaacttcCTTGGAGCGACCAAGCTAAATTGAGGATGGAAATTTCGACTTTGGTTAGTAATGccgaattaaattttatttacaaccACACTGACGCATCGTCGTGA
- the LOC140438541 gene encoding BRISC complex subunit FAM175B-like, protein MYTPTSVSLSGPAFSFLLYENTKSRFHQEGFLLGELIKKETKTITDSDQQQVNISKIIKINSVVPFPQTHYFYNGTGKINKDKVREFLGNQFSKVVAWYKYQKGTNTKLTLRDRIIHRQLLELFDISPEMFTCCLLTTELSDNAATHLFSQIFVRCNSLGCDNIPVVIPNLSESNNMYKSSETSSETFKKILGDLKIDKRNTQGLVIINKIQNALQKHIDTLVTDLAESEKYLYELEKEVSQLEIYKKVKKKNSETLDSANDWSGDHLNNSQTSNNSKDPLYIEAPSQAESSPDVNAHVPVKKQTAVRGRGRGKRGSKE, encoded by the exons ATGTATACACCTACTTCTGTGTCTCTTTCTGGTCCAGCCTTTTCATTTTTGCTCTACGAAAATACTAAATCGCGATTTCATCAG GAGGGATTTTTACTTGGAGAACTTATCAAGAAGGAAACCAAAACGATAACAGATAGCGATCAACAACAGGTTAATATAagcaaaataatcaaaataaactCGGTGGTGCCATTCCCCCAAACTCATTATTTTTATAATGGCACTGGTAAAATCAACAAAGATAAAGTTCGAGAGTTTTTAGGAAATCAGTTCAGCAAGGTCGTGGCTTGGTACAAATATCAAAAAGGCACCAATACAAAACTAACGCTTAGAGACAGAATAATACACAGGCAACTTctggaattatttgatattagtCCAGAAATGTTTACCTGTTGTTTGCTTACCACAGAACTATCAGATAACGCTGCTACTCACCTTTTTTCACAAATATTCGTTCGTTGTAATAGCTTAGGATGTGATAATATACCTGTAGTCATACCAAATCTAAGTGAGTCAAATAATATGTATAAAAGTTCAGAAACCTCTTCAGAGACTTTTAAAAAGATATTAGGTGATTTAAAAATCGATAAGAGAAACACCCAAGGACTGGTTATTATTAATAAGATACAGAATGCATTGCAGAAACATATAGATACATTGGTGACAGATTTAGCGGAATCTGAAAAATATCTTTACGAACTGGAGAAGGAGGTTAGCCAGTTGGAAATTTATAAAAAG GTGAAAAAGAAGAATAGTGAAACCTTGGATTCTGCTAATGATTGGTCAGGTGATCATTTAAATAATTCTCAAACATCTAATAATTCAAAAGATCCGTTATACATTGAAGCACCTTCTCAAGCTGAATCCTCTCCAGATGTGAATGCACATGTACCAGTTAAAAAACAAACAGCAGTAAGGGGTAGAGGAAGAGGAAAAAGGGGTAGCAAGGAGTAA
- the LOC140440326 gene encoding protein FAM91A1: MNAEIEENIRNKVPWPQLPSHIKQILSNSSKEYDRCVVNFSIKNQLRYRGNLVRYIFKDEKRYYERIVSYSRERLMLFPYHLADMIVKGLRITPFNYYISVVEKLMQAEKSYDTLPNFTAADCLRLLGIGRNEYIDLMNKSRSNKGRLFGRKNVRGLLPTVPCDIYMQPWWRVEVGLVLEEDVKMVNDEELHIIDKLIDLGSQNAGELPYFTVLSLYKKGLIYLDVPITAADMVQVPPLQGFVMNRILGDYFETLLYKIFVSIDEHTTVGELAAVLQVDTELVKQAVSLYCRLKFAHKLNLDPEQEKQWHPTWLNIPTQDSNNMDITPLTLNLSKDSALNTSSDFQSPQSDLPESPASSSLPRRGQRVAFLFDSTLTAYLMMGNLSPGLKKHAVTMFEVGKLCDESLDSFLAELEKVSVLDAEGEGEARRFFDHAVILRSTVMALRKLPSPGLDLVRLESLHSLDEATCLRLLQKKYKLLVSMAPLSREVRPVTSLLPPHLGPAVPEVNTLWFKLFLYHLTGYGPPSLLLTKGTTLNQLPRMFLGFSRLLIHSWLHEPAVIPIANILYVNATLQFSPVLIQAYGVHQPAQTHIISFPFQPLTPIKSNEKKIKERPTDLAFRQHKAVKYLQEVVDLDHNCGYLTFANIGVLDFGCPNREKQVRLGRNNRTAGSGFSKLSRIKTENNNQLNSQPLSISNENFAFNTEKPQEKPERETKLQSPVESHFAVTPVSNTSQSSSPANGFTSQEGSNLLQEELDQLVVSQEGTNKENITLELSLKNSLSIDGLTSPNEENISMFSRDNKEENVKSGSDCEQKKEDSGEENNIAEAWTLLDCHFGIPLFDVNANTKICDNIVYGGLAEPTSLEHLVESSRKLGSALLDFISQCQYYPGENMEILKRGRLVPLPRHNLAFDNGRVSEWLGK; encoded by the exons ATGAATGCAGAAATTGAAGAAAATATTCGCAACAAAGTTCCTTGGCCACAACTTCCTTCACATATCAAACAG ATACTAAGCAATTCGTCCAAGGAATATGATCGATGTGTGGTTAATTTTAGTATAAAGAATCAGTTGCGATATCGCGGAAACTTAG TGAGATATATTTTTAAAGATGAAAAAAGGTACTACGAAAGAATTGTGTCTTACAGCAGAGAGCGTCTTATGCTGTTTCCTTATCATCTAGCTGATATGATTGTGAAGGGCTTAAGAATTACACCCTTTAACTATTATATATCAGTAGTGGAAAAGCTTATGCAAGCTGAAAAGAGCTATGATACATTGCCAAATTTTACTGCAGCAGACT GCCTGAGATTATTGGGTATAGGTAGAAATGAGTATATTGACTTAATGAATAAAAGCAGATCTAACAAAGGAAGATTGTTTGGAAGGAAAAATGTTAGAGGCCTCTTGCCTACTGTTCCTTGTGATATTTATATGCAACCTTGGTGGAGAGTAGAGGTTGGACTTGTTTTAGAAGAAGATGTAAAG ATGGTTAATGATGAGGAATTACacattattgataaattaatagATCTAGGATCTCAAAATGCTGGAGAGTTACCCTATTTCACAGTACTGAGTTTATACAA AAAAGGCTTGATATATTTAGATGTACCCATCACAGCTGCAGATATGGTGCAAGTACCCCCCTTGCAAGGTTTTGTGATGAATAGGATCTTGGGAGACTATTTTGAAACTCtactttataaaatatttgtgTCAATAGATGAGCACACTACTGTAGGGGAG CTTGCTGCTGTATTACAAGTTGATACGGAATTAGTGAAACAAGCTGTATCTTTATACTGTCGACTGAAGTTTGCCCACAAGTTAAACCTGGACCCCGAACAGGAAAAACAATGGCACCCTACATGGTTAAATATTCCAACACAAGACTCCAA TAATATGGACATCACTCCCCTGACTTTAAACCTCAGTAAAGATTCTGCATTAAACACTTCTTCAGACTTCCAATCCCCACAATCGGATCTTCCTGAGAGTCCAGCGAGCAGTAGCCTGCCCAGGCGTGGTCAGAGGGTTGCTTTCTTGTTTGATTCCACTCTAACGGCATATTTGATGATGGGAAACCTGTCACCGGGATTAAAAAAACACGCAGTGACCATGTTTGAAGTGGGAAAACTTTGCGATGAGAGTTTGGATAGCTTTTTGGCTGAATTGGAGAAAGTCTCTGTTTTAGATGCCGAAGGGGAAG GGGAAGCCAGAAGATTCTTCGACCATGCTGTAATTTTAAGATCTACTGTAATGGCTTTAAGAAAACTTCCTAGTCCAGGTTTAGATTTAGTTAGGTTAGAAAGTTTGCATTCTTTAGACGAGGCGACATGTTTGAGACTGTTGCAGAAAAAATATAA GTTATTGGTATCAATGGCCCCCCTCAGCAGAGAAGTCAGGCCAGTAACAAGTCTACTACCTCCTCATTTGGGACCAGCTGTACCTGAAGTTAATACCTTATGGTTCAAATTATTTTTATACCATCTAACTGGATATGGACCACCGTCTTTACTTCTTACAAAGG GAACAACTTTAAATCAACTACCACGCATGTTTCTCGGCTTTTCTCGTTTACTGATCCACTCGTGGCTTCACGAACCGGCCGTCATCCCCATAGCCAACATTCTCTATGTCAATGCCACCCTCCAATTCAGCCCTGTCCTGATCCAAGCCTATGGGGTCCATCAACCGGCCCAAACACACATAATATCCTTCCCGTTCCAGCCTCTCACCCCCATCAAATCCAAcgagaagaaaatcaaagaacgACCTACGGATTTGGCTTTCAGACAACACAAGGCGGTTAAGTATTTGCAGGAAGTGGTCGATCTGGACCACAATTGTGGGTATTTGACGTTCGCCAATATCGGCGTTCTTGATTTTGGGTGTCCGAATAGAGAAAAGCAAGTTAGACTTGGTAGGAACAACCGAACTGCTGGATCAG GATTTTCCAAACTGTCCCGGATAAAAACAGAGAACAACAATCAACTGAACTCCCAACCGTTATCGATATCGAACGAGAATTTCGCATTCAACACCGAAAAACCTCAAGAGAAACCCGAAAGAGAAACGAAACTCCAATCTCCGGTCGAAAGCCACTTCGCCGTTACGCCAGTCTCGAACACCAGTCAGTCGTCGTCACCTGCGAACGGTTTCACGAGTCAAGAAGGCTCGAATCTGTTGCAAGAAGAACTGGATCAATTGGTGGTCAGTCAGGAGGGCACCAACAAGGAAAATATTACGTTGGAGTTGAGTTTGAAGAACAGTCTATCGATAGATGGACTTACTAGTCCCAACGAGGAGAATATCAGTATGTTTAGTAGGGATAATAAGGAGGAAAATGTTAAGAGTGGGAGCGACTGCGAGCAGAAGAAAGAAGACAGTGGAGAGGAAAATAATATTGCTGAG GCTTGGACATTACTGGATTGTCATTTTGGGATTCCCCTTTTTGACGTTAACGCCAACACCAAAATCTGTGATAATATAGTATATGGAGGCCTAGCTGAACCCACCAG TCTTGAACACTTGGTCGAGTCTAGTCGAAAATTGGGATCAGCTTTGTTAGATTTTATCTCACAATGTCAG TATTATCCCGGTGAGAACATGGAAATATTGAAACGAGGCCGTCTGGTGCCCCTTCCAAGGCACAACTTGGCCTTCGATAATGGTAGAGTGAGCGAATGGTTGGGAAAATGA